One Vigna unguiculata cultivar IT97K-499-35 chromosome 11, ASM411807v1, whole genome shotgun sequence DNA window includes the following coding sequences:
- the LOC114169838 gene encoding uncharacterized protein LOC114169838, whose protein sequence is MQLFHKPTKVQSLVNLILVSSSFCALYLVVSVLLLGTSKVVHVNKTSQDVSRPTTLDHLVFGIASSKSSWDKRKEYVKLWWNNTNKAMKGCVFLDSLPDEEHVSNDTSLPPLCVSEDTSRFRFTHRGGLRSAIRVARVVAETVAMNNDSDVRWFVFGDDDTVFFPENVVKTLSKYDHNLWYYIGAHSEVYEQNRVFGFGMAYGGAGFAISSSLAKVLAKVFDSCIERYPHLYGSDGRVYSCLAELGVGLTHEPGFHQVDLKGNTFGLLAAHPLTPLLSLHHPDYTDPIFPNMTTTQALKHLFEAVNVDSQRVLQQAICYDRRFSWTVSVSWGYAVQVFPNHMLLPDVLKVQETFKQWKKGSMLAKTYTFNTRQLHNDPCKRPTVFFLDTVSSAMDGTISSYKKSFQNCSNDAVSPNKLEVIKVVSQKLDPDIKQLLAPRRHCCDVLPSTAKDKMEIGIRECKDQEMVYMH, encoded by the exons ATGCAGCTTTTTCACAAACCCACCAAGGTTCAATCTCTGGTTAATCTCATCTTAGTCTCTTCTTCATTCTGCGCCCTTTATCTCGTCGTGTCAGTGCTTCTACTGGGGACATCAAAGGTAGTCCACGTGAACAAGACATCACAAGATGTGTCCAGACCTACCACTCTTGATCACCTTGTCTTTGGAATTGCTTCAAGcaagagttcgtgggacaaGAGGAAGGAATACGTGAAGCTGTGGTGGAACAACACCAACAAAGCAATGAAGGGGTGCGTGTTCCTGGACAGTCTCCCAGATGAAGAACATGTCAGCAATGATACTTCTCTTCCTCCTCTTTGTGTCTCCGAAGACACTTCAAGGTTTCGTTTCACTCACAGGGGTGGACTTCGCTCCGCAATACGCGTTGCACGTGTTGTTGCCGAGACCGTGGCAATGAACAATGATTCAGACGTGAGGTGGTTCGTTTTTGGAGATGATGACACGGTTTTCTTCCCGGAGAACGTTGTCAAAACTCTTTCCAAATATGATCACAACCTCTGGTACTACATTGGTGCACACTCTGAGGTTTATGAGCAGAACCGGGTGTTCGGTTTTGGAATGGCTTATGGTGGGGCAGGTTTTGCTATCAGCTCCTCTCTGGCAAAGGTGTTGGCCAAGGTTTTTGATTCATGTATAGAAAGGTACCCTCATCTCTATGGAAGTGATGGAAGGGTGTACTCTTGCTTGGCAGAACTTGGGGTTGGATTAACACATGAACCCGGTTTTCACCAG GTAGATTTGAAGGGAAACACCTTTGGTTTATTGGCGGCACATCCTTTGACTCCTTTGCTGTCCCTGCATCACCCTGATTATACTGATCCAATCTTTCCGAACATGACAACTACACAAGCTCTGAAGCATTTATTTGAAGCTGTAAATGTGGATTCCCAGAGGGTGCTGCAACAAGCAATTTGCTATGACAGACGGTTTTCATGGACAGTTTCAGTGTCATGGGGCTATGCTGTTCAGGTTTTCCCGAACCACATGCTTTTGCCAGACGTTCTAAAGGTGCAAGAGACATTCAAGCAGTGGAAGAAGGGAAGCATGTTGGCAAAAACATACACTTTCAACACAAGACAACTTCACAACGACCCTTGTAAAAGACCCACCGTTTTCTTCCTAGACACTGTCTCATCTGCCATGGATGGCACCATTAGCAGTTACAAGAAATCTTTCCAGAATTGCTCAAACGATGCCGTGTCACCGAACAAACTGGAAGTGATCAAAGTGGTCTCACAAAAGTTAGACCCTGACATCAAACAG TTACTTGCTCCAAGAAGGCACTGTTGTGATGTGTTGCCCTCTACTGCGAAGGACAAAATGGAAATCGGAATAAGGGAATGCAAAGACCAGGAAATGGTTTACATGCACTGA
- the LOC114169836 gene encoding uncharacterized protein LOC114169836 encodes MFKRRKKDPSFSSNSSVSDIAMPPFPQVRTSPASSFKSFIFMLSILLNLYLLFLTWAPSFAPLTSSTRITTLSPTTRRHLLFSVASSSLSWPRRLPYLRLWYSPNSTRALSFLDKPPPLPLNSSSSSFFPPVVISADTSAFPYTFRGGLRSAIRVARAVKEAVDRNETDVRWFVFGDDDTVFFVDNVVRALARYDHRRWFYVGSNSESYEQNVKYSFEMAFGGGGFAISSSLARVLARVLDSCLRRYAHLYGSDSRIYSCVAELGVGLTHEPGFHQLDVRGNLLGMLAAHPLSPLLSLHHLEAMEPIFPDMDSLQALKHLVAAANVDPARILQQTVCYDQSNSLTFSVSWGFAIQVYQGNELLPDLLSVQRTFVPWRRGSKVNANFMFNTRDYHRDPCKRPSVFFFKSATSDKRGIWSSYSRHDDGNCFESDVRQLEQIIVFSRKLQLNNDQMNAPRRQCCSVLPPSSNYTTNLHIRQCEINELISMQS; translated from the exons ATGTTCAAACGAAGAAAAAAGGATCCGAGTTTTAGTAGTAACAGCAGTGTCTCAGATATAGCAATGCCTCCTTTTCCTCAGGTCAGAACATCTCCAGCATCTTCATTCAAATCCTTCATCTTCATGCTCTCCATTCTCCTCAACCTCTACCTCCTCTTCCTCACGTGGGCCCCATCATTTGCGCCACTTACCTCATCCACTCGCATCACCACCCTCTCCCCGACCACGCGCCGCCACCTCCTTTTCTCCGTCGCCTCCTCCTCCCTCTCCTGGCCTCGCCGCCTCCCCTACCTCCGCCTCTGGTACTCTCCCAACTCCACCCGCGCCCTCTCTTTCCTCGACAAACCACCGCCACTTCCTCTCaactcctcctcctcctccttttTCCCGCCGGTTGTGATCTCCGCTGATACATCCGCGTTCCCCTATACTTTCCGCGGGGGGCTGAGGTCTGCGATCCGAGTGGCGCGAGCTGTGAAGGAGGCCGTGGATCGCAACGAGACAGACGTGCGGTGGTTCGTGTTTGGGGACGACGACACGGTGTTCTTCGTCGACAACGTGGTTCGGGCGCTAGCGCGGTACGACCACCGCCGGTGGTTCTACGTCGGGAGCAACTCCGAGAGCTACGAGCAGAACGTGAAGTACTCGTTCGAGATGGCGTTCGGCGGTGGCGGCTTCGCGATCAGCAGTTCCCTCGCCAGGGTTTTGGCGAGGGTTTTGGACTCTTGTTTGAGGAGGTACGCACACTTGTATGGCAGCGATTCTAGGATTTATTCCTGCGTTGCTGAGCTCGGTGTTGGCTTGACTCATGAACCTGGCTTTCATCAG TTGGATGTGCGGGGGAATTTGTTAGGGATGCTAGCTGCACATCCATTGTCTCCATTGTTGTCCCTTCATCACTTGGAAGCAATGGAGCCCATATTTCCCGACATGGACAGTTTACAGGCTTTGAAGCATCTTGTTGCCGCTGCAAATGTAGATCCTGCCAGGATCCTGCAGCAAACTGTCTGCTATGATCAGTCAAATTCTTTGACTTTCTCTGTTTCTTGGGGTTTTGCTATCCAAGTCTATCAAGGAAATGAACTTCTACCTGACCTCCTCTCGGTACAGAGAACTTTTGTTCCATGGAGGAGGGGTAGTAAAGTCAATGCCAATTTCATGTTTAACACCAGAGACTATCACAGAGATCCTTGTAAAAGGCCTTCagtatttttcttcaaaagtgCTACATCTGATAAAAGGGGCATTTGGAGCAGTTACAGTAGGCATGACGATGGGAACTGCTTTGAATCCGATGTTAGACAGCTCGAGCAGATCATAGTTTTTTCAAGGAAGCTGCAGCTTAATAATGACCAG ATGAATGCCCCCCGTCGTCAGTGCTGTAGCGTCTTACCACCATCTTCTAATTATACAACCAATCTTCACATTAGACAGTGTGAAATCAATGAACTGATCTCCATGCAATCATAG